One Pseudoclavibacter endophyticus DNA segment encodes these proteins:
- a CDS encoding nuclear transport factor 2 family protein: MRRTGDPHEQARFDRDDLLDLVRRERFARDQRHFEVMRACFHDQAHVRTSWFDGTGPDYVEETRLRIDASGNSKHWVFPAFEQVNGDRATVESPAMIFNRVVLEGVEVDFHVYCRFFSRAVRVDESWKLLSFEVLFERDVLKPVDPDERTPIDREVLATLRPSYKFLAYIHYSRGRTVNPDLLGDDRRDELNAFHENEARWLADTE, translated from the coding sequence ATGCGACGCACCGGTGACCCGCACGAACAAGCCCGTTTCGACCGCGACGACCTCCTCGATCTGGTACGGCGCGAACGCTTCGCTCGAGATCAGCGCCACTTCGAGGTCATGCGCGCGTGCTTCCACGACCAGGCACACGTTCGAACGAGTTGGTTCGACGGGACTGGGCCGGACTACGTCGAGGAGACGCGCCTGCGCATCGATGCATCCGGCAATAGCAAGCACTGGGTGTTTCCGGCATTCGAGCAGGTGAATGGCGACCGCGCCACGGTCGAGAGCCCGGCGATGATCTTCAATCGCGTCGTTCTCGAGGGTGTTGAGGTCGATTTCCACGTCTACTGTCGATTCTTCTCACGGGCAGTTCGGGTCGATGAATCCTGGAAGCTCCTCTCCTTCGAGGTCCTTTTCGAACGCGATGTGCTGAAGCCGGTCGACCCGGACGAGCGCACGCCGATCGACCGCGAGGTCCTCGCGACCCTTCGCCCGTCATACAAGTTCCTCGCCTACATCCACTACTCGCGCGGCAGGACGGTGAATCCCGACCTCTTGGGCGACGACCGACGCGATGAGCTAAACGCGTTCCACGAGAACGAGGCACGCTGGCTCGCAGACACGGAGTAG